DNA from Verrucomicrobiia bacterium:
AATGTTCGTGAGCATCTCCCTTCTCGCCTGATTTGCCCGTGCCTTGGATAGCACGCCGCGGTGATCACTGAATACAAGCAGCCCAACTCGAAGTTTTGTGCGGCAAGCCAAATTAAGGAGGCCTCCGGCGATGAGTTCAATGTCATCGCAATGGGCGCCAACAAATAATAGTGAGCTTGGGAGCTTCACGATATCGATCTAGTAATATGCCCTGCCTCATGCAACCAAATCGCAGTTTGTCGTATTCCTTTAGTAAGGGGAGTACGACAGGCGTCGGGAAGCATCGAGCGAAGTCGAGTAACATCGGCGATCCTCCTTACAACGTGATCCCAATGTCGTTGCTCAGTCACCTGAATGTGAGCTTCGTCGCCGGGATATAATTCAGAAATCAATTGTGCCAGATCCAGGATGGACGTTTCAACCCCGGTGCCGATGTTGACAACCGAATTCTTTGCAACTTCCGCATTTCGCAGGACTTCAACCACGTCGTGTACAAATGTAAAATCACGTGTAGCCTTTTCTCCATATACATGAATTGTGCGGGAAGGCTGATCAAGAGACTTCAGCATATTTGGTATCGCATTTCGATAATGTCCTGGCGGGTCACCCGGGCCGTAGACGTTAAAGAGGCGGAAGATTGCGTATGGGATTCCACTGTTTGCTACGTAGCGCTCTCCAAGGAGCTTGGTCAACGCATAGGGGGTTCCCGGTGCGATCCGTGAATCCTCGCAAAACGGAATGTTGCCATCTCCATAGGAGGAGGAAGATCCCGTATAGACGAATAGTCGGCATCCGACATGACGTGCAAATGTGAGCACGGCGAGGGTTCCTTCAGCATTTGAACGAAGGTCAATCTCGGGGTAGTCGACTGATCGCTCATTTGCGAACGATGCCGCGAGATGGTAGAATCTATCATAGGGACCGTTCGGAAGCGCGGCAAAGTCACATTGGAGACGAATGTCACAGTGAACGAATTGAAGGTTTTGTTTGATATCTTGAAGATTTTGCAGTGAATCAACGCTCGAGAGATTGTCGGCGACAACGACTTCGTGCCCCGCATTAACGTGTGCTCTGGCTAGATGTGAACCAATAAATCCTGCACCGCCGGTTATAAGAATACGCATTAGTGGCAAGAGTTTGAAATTGGGTGGATTGATAATGGGAGAAGGAAGGGTAGTTGATCGGCTGAATGTGAGGGGAACGACAGAGAATGGTGCTCGAAGGTATGCCGCAGGGTTTAGATTAATGGCTTCGGGCTCGAAGTGAAACTCATGAGGGATAAACAGTCAGCAAGGGCATGCGAAGAACAGATTCAGAGAATCTCGCATTGAGGTGGGAAAATTGGTTTGAGACGGGTAGTTGAGCATTGGATGGTTTGATCGGAGATCCTGGGAGAAGAGCTTGTTGTGCGACTATTGGAAGTTAGTGACTCTGGGGTGCGCTTAACCGCACAGAAGGTCTGGTGAATGGAGACCTAAGATACAATGGATCCGGGTTGCCAATTGGAGGCAGATTCGCTTGGTGGAGGGATCGAGGTCGGTCACCGGGTGGCGTAGATTAGAATAATTAAGCGGAATCATCAATTTGATTGGATATGGAGTCTGAGACACGCACCTGTACGCCAATCGCGGCGGGACCAGAGGGCGTTGATGGATTAGGTCATTGCGGAGGGTTTGGTCGCTGATGTCGCCAATCGAGCCTTGGGAGAACGGCGTGACTACATCGACTTTGAGGCGTCGGTGACATTGAGTCTTAAGTGGAGGAGAATGCGAGCGCAAAACGCGGCTATGGTATATAGAAGTCCTCAGCTGTCAACGGCATCGATGTGGCTTGAGTGAATCGTCTGCATGGATTCCGGAAGAGTTCTGGGCTGGGTTTGTTGTGGGATTCGGACAAGGCAGCTTCGAGCTGTCTTGCTGTTCACCTCACGACCCCGGGGGGGGCGGGCGCTGGTGACCGGCACGCGGCGCGGGCGGGGAGCTGAGTGGAGCCATGGCAGCCTGGGAGCGGAGGGCATCGGAGATGTTCGTGGGTGCAGGTAGTCGGTATCCACCTGTCCGTGGGAGGTGCTATTCGCCTCCGGCACGCATATTCGCGTTGGGCCTGTGGGGATTCGACGTGCCGGCTCGGGATAGCCACCAAGGAGCTGATCCCATCTTCGGGAGCAGCCGCTTGAGAAGTCAGCGGAAGCCCTGGGTGCCAACCTCCTCCCGGTTCGGCAGGGCATCAACCGACCGGGTGTCCCGCTGGCTCCGGTCCGGTTGGGGTGCCCTGATGGATCATCGGCGCATGACCTGCAGTCGCATGAAGATGGGCGCGCCCGCGGGCTGCGACGGCGTCCAAAGCTCGCGGACGACGTCCGGCCCTGCACGTTCGGACGACACCAACCTCGCCGGAGTCCACACAACCAGATTGGTGGAATCGGTGACCGTCAGGGCGACATCATCCGCCGAGAGGCGCCGGCTGATGGCCAGTTGGAATCCGCCATCGGGCAGCACGCGGGGTTGCAGCGCGGCGGCGGCATCCCCGGGTGTCCGATCGCTGGTGCCCAACGCGTGTTCGGTCAGCGCGGACAGCCCGTCGCCGTCGGCATCCGCATCCGGGTCCCCCTCCAACAGCGTGGCATCGGACGCACCGGGTGTTCCGCCGGCGTGGACACTGGCGCGCCAGGCGGACGGGTTTGCAGGCCCCAATTCGGGACGTGCCAGGACCAAGCTGTACCCGCCGCCGCCGGTTCCTGCGGGCCAGGGGGGCGTCGTCGCGTAGGTGAGGTCGAGAAGCGTCAGACCCTCCGCGGTCTCCAGGCGAAGTCGCTCCCCGGTATCGGACAACTGCCCGAAGTAGCGGCCGGCAACCGGTGCCGCGAGTCCATGGTTCCGCCGGAAATGGAAGAGGTCCGCGGCGAGGACCAGGCGTTGTCCCGGTCCCAGCAGGGTGTCCAGGGTGTCTGGAAACCCGTAACGAATGCCGTCGGTGAAACGGGCACCGCGGAGGTTCACGGCGTGGTCGGAGCGATTCACCAGTTCCAAGAACTCCGCGTCGTCGCCTCCCTCCGGTGGCGCACAATAGATTTCGGTCACGACCAGGTCGCCCGGGCCGGCCGGGAGCTCGCCGACCTGGAAAAAGGCAACGTTGAGGGCGGACCAGCGGTCGCCCTGTAGGGCACGGCTCTTCACGATGGTGTTCCGGGTGAGGAGCGGGAACTCCGGTTCCGCGCCGCTGGCCGCCGTGCCGACCGTGAGTTCGAGGTCAAAGCTGGCATCGGAACTGGAAGGAGAGGCCTGATGGAGTTCGACGGCGAGGACGTTGTCTCCGCCTCGCAGCAACTCCGTGGGGATTTCGAACTCCAGGAACTCCTGCCCGTCGTCCGTGGCGTTCGAGGCCGCGGTGGTGCCGGTGACCACCCCTGCGGGCATGGAATCGCGCACCGCCGGATGGCCGTTCACGTAGACGATCGCCCCGTCGTCTCGCCGCAATCGAAGATCCGTGCGGACGAGGTTGCCGGTCCGGTCCAGGGCGAACCGGTGGCGGAAATAGATTGTCATCCACTTGGCGGACGCATTCCCGCCATACGGGATCACCGTGGCCTCGTCGCCCTCGCCGTACCCCAACTCTGCGGGTCCCTCAGCCCATTGGGTGTCGTCAAATGACGGGTGCTTCCAGTCGGCTGAGGACCAGGTGGGATGTCCCACAACCACGTCGCTGGTGGAAAGCCCGCGGGCGTTGGTGAACCAGCGCCAGCGCGCGCCGGCGGGAACCAGGGTGCGTGTCCCGCCGCCGAGGGTCAGCGTGCGTGCCGCGGGGGACACCGCACCTCCGGGCAGGCGCGGATCCGTCCCGTCGAGGGTGTAATGAAGGCCGGCGGCGGCCGGGCCGGTGAATCTGAGGACGGTGCCGGACGGGACGCTGCCGGCTGCGGGGAGATGGGATGGGGCGTCGAGCGACGGGAGAAAACCGGCGCTCCGGAACTGGCTGCGCGCCTCGGCCGTGCGACGGGGCAGCCACGAGTGGAGGGCCGAATCCCGCCGTGCCGCCCAGGCGTCCGGTGTCAGGTAATTCCATCGGGCGGATTCGGCGAGGAAGGCGCGGGTGATGGCCTCCGTCTGGCGGGTCAACCGCGCCGCATTTCGCTCCGGGGTCAGGGCTCCGCCGTTGGCGAGGTTCCGATGGATGGCATCGGCGAGCAGCATCCGGTACTCCGGGTCACCCTCCCGGAAAAGCGTCGAGAACAGGCTGCCCGGACCATCACCGGGCTGCCGTCCGGGGGCGCCGCGCACCGTCCGGTTCCCGGCCGCGCAGTACGCGGGGATGCAGAACCATCCATCGGCATCGTTGAGGTGGAACTGGAATCCGGTGCCCGGAACCACGGGCCCGACACAGCGGTACTCATCCTCGCTGCCGCCGAACATCCACATCAGCATGTAATCCACGTACTGCGGCACATCCACCCAGTGGCGCAGGTCCTGATAGCGGTCCCGGAGGCTGCGCGCGTGGGCCCACGTCGAGCCGTCGCCGTCGTAGGCGCTTCCGGGTTCGGCCCAGCCTCCGACGTTCCAGTTGCCGTTGATCGCCTCGTAATCGGCCTTCGAACCCCCAAGGTACTGCTGGTGCATTGCCGCATGCCACCGCTCCCGGAGGTGGTAAAGACCCCAGTAGATGCCATTGAGATACAGGTGGACGAAACGGCCGTGCGGGTTCAAGCGGCCCATCTCAAGCAGGGTTTCGTCGGTAAACAGGTTCGCCATGTAGAATCCCCGCATCTCCATGTCGTGGGACCCGCTCCGCAGCTCCAGGGCGTCGAATTCCTGCACCGCGGTGAGCCCGGAGTCGTGGCCCTCAAACAGGGGATAGCGCAGCTTCGCGGCGCCGTACTCCGATCGGAAGTACAGGCGGAAACTCTTCTTCGCGAATTCGGTGAAGGCGCCTCCGAACTGTTTCAATCCGCATGGCACCTGAAACCCGGGACCGCCGTCCGGACGCAGCCATTCCATCGTGCCCGTCACTTCCAGGGTGTCATTGATGGGGCGTGCCGTGGTGAGGGCGACGCTGGGCAGGTCGAGCAGGGCCGGGCGCATCTGGTCCTGGTAGCGGGGGTCACGGGTGATGGCGGTGCGCATCACCGGCGAGGAGACCACCTGGTCGGGGAACACATAGGTGTGGGTCACCGGCGGGGCGGGTGACCAACCCGGACGGAATGCGGCGGCCCGGAGCACCGTGGTGCGCTCGATCGCGACCGGTGCTTCGTAAACCAGGCCGGCGGTCGCCGTCGGCTCGGTGCGATTGGTGGTGTAGCGAATCGCCGCTCCGGGAGTCTCCGTGTGCAGGACGACCTGCAGCGGCCCGTCATGAAAACCGCGTTCGGCCCGGACGTTCAAACCGGCGACGATTCCCTCGAAGGCCACTCCGTTGCTGGCACCGGGTGTCGGGGGACGGAAAAAGCCGATGGCACCCCGGGTGTCGGCCCCATAACTGATGTCGGCTTGCTGTGGCGGAAACCGGCGCGGGACTGGATAACCTGCTGGAAACTGCTGCAACGGACGGGTGTCCGCCGCGCCGGCAAGCGCGAGGTATTCCCCTGCTGCGGCCATCCGGAAATTGGTGTGCAGCGGGCGTTCGGGATCACGGCGATCCTTGCCGGATGCAAAGACCACCAGGTACCCGCCCGCAGGAATCCGGACGTCCGGCAGCGGCCATTTCCGGAGGCGGTCCGGATCGTCACTGAGGAAGTAGCCCGCCAGGCCGAGTCCGAAGGCGTTTGGATTATGCAGTTCGATCCAGTCCTGGGCGTCGCCGTCCTCATCCTTGAGTCCGTCGGCGTTGTCGGCGAGGAACTCCGTGATCCGCGGCGGGTCCAGCACGACATTCACGCCCACGACCTGGGTGGTCTCCACGAGTCCGGCTTCGTTCCGGGCCACCAGACGGTAGGTGGTGGTCGCGGCGGGGCGCACGGTCACCGAGCCGCGGACCGGATCCACGGGGCCGATGTCCGGCTCCACTTCCGCCTCCGAGGCATTGAGCAATTCCCATCTCAGGACGGTGGAGGCGCCGACGGCGAGGGTATCGGCGTCTGAAGCGAATTGAAGAATCCGAGGCACGGTCCCGCCATACACCTCGATCTCGGCGACCTGGGGACTGTAGGGGGCGCCGTCGGCGTTCAAGACCCGGATGAACCGGCCAACGAACTGACCTGTGGGATTCAACGAAGCGGTGAGGACGTCCCTCCCCCCGACCCCGGAGTGGGAACCGTCGGCGCGGATGCGGGTGGACCAGTGGAGCTCTCCGGGTTCGCCCTCACGATCTCCGTACACCTCGACCTGGTAGTTGCTGAGGCGTTCCGGACAACATCCGTCGGACCGGTTTCGGGTGACGATATGATCAAGGGCGAAGGTCCTGCCGAGGTCCACCTGGAAGTAGAATCCGAGGGTTCCGGAGGCGGCGCGCGGGTGGTTGAAGGTGTCGGGATTGCCGTCAGCGACGAACTCGAGGGCGAAGGTGCCCCAGGTGGGACCGGACGCCTCGACCGGCTGGCCGGCGGCCAGATTAACGGCAGCCGCCCCAAGGGCCGTGGCCCCGTAGTGGATGGCGCCCAAGGCGACCAGCCAGGCGAACCACAGCGGCTCGCGGACCCAAAGCCACTGTCCCGGGCTCCGCTCGTCAGAATTGTTCATCCGCCAAGGGAAGTCTGACAGTCCAAGGTCGGCAGGTCCATGGGGTGTTGATCGTCGCTGCGATTCGTGGCGCATGGACCTCGCACCCGTGAAACCATTGCCGCCGCCCAAGCGTGGGCAATGGGGTCACCCTTTGTCCCTCCTCGTCACGCAGGGGACGAAAGGGGGAAATTTCCAAATCTTCTGTTGCGGTCTCATTTGTAAACAATAGACTGCGCCATCCAATGAAACTGATCTCCATGCCCGGACCGTTGTTCCCGCTGGCAGTTGGTATCGGTCTGCTGTGGTGGTTCCCGGTCCTGGCACAGCAGCCGGGAGCGCTGGATTCCACCTACCGGCCGCCGGAGGATTTGAATGTGGGCGCAAGCGCCCTTCAGGAGGATGGACGCATGGTGGTCGCGTCGCCGGGATACCGATCAGGGGCGCCACGGCGCCTGTTGTCCGACGGTTCCGTGGATTCTTCATTTGAGGCCGACCCAGAGGTGACGGTGGAGCGGATGACGATCCTTGGGGACGGCCGGATCGTGCTGCAGGCATGGACCGGGATCGTGACGCTGGCTCCTTCCGGGGTTCCCGACCCGACCCACTCCACCTTTGGGCGATCGGGAAGGTACACGGCGCTTGCGGCGTCTTCCGATGGCGGCGCGTACGGATTTGGTCTGCTGAGCCGGCAGGGATTGGGCACCCCGGTCAATATCAACAGACTCCGCCCGTCTGGCGCCCCGGAGCCGCGTTTCAATTGGCGAGCCCATTTGGAGTTTCCCGCGTCGGATGAGGGCGTCTGGGTCAGTCCGGGTCTTCTTTCCGTGCTGGACGATGGGCGCATTGTCGTGGGTGGAGGATTGATTGGTGCAAACGGGCAGACACGGATCGGGTTCGCCCGCTTCGACGCATTGGGATACCTTGATCCCGAATTCGACCCCGGGACGGCGCTCGGCCTGCCGCTGCTGACCAATCAGCCGGGACCGTCGGTCCGCTGCCTTTCCCTTCAGGACGACGGGCGGCTGGTCACGGCATTTTCGATGCACCTGATTGATGCCGGACCGATTCATCAATTTGCGCGGCTGCTGCTTGGCGGTGGCATTGACGAATCATTTACGCCCGCGGTGGAACTGATGGATTCTGTCGATGCGCTGGGCCTGCTTCCGGACGGCAGCATGATCGTTTCCGGGCGCTTCCGGGCGGTGGACGGGCAATCCAATCCCGGACTGGCCCGGCTGGGTTCCACAGGCCGTCTGGATCCCGCCTTCATTCCCCAGCTTCCAGGTGCCAATCCACGCCTGGAGGCCGTTCAGCCAGATGGCCGTTTGCTGGTGACGGTGGATCGGGAGTCCGGCGGGGACGTCCAGCGCCGCCTCATCCGGTTGGAGGGCTACACGGGTCCGGCGGTGAAGCCTTTGATCCGGATCGGCCCGAAGCCAATAACGCTCGCCGAGGGGGAAGAGC
Protein-coding regions in this window:
- a CDS encoding lamin tail domain-containing protein; the encoded protein is MNNSDERSPGQWLWVREPLWFAWLVALGAIHYGATALGAAAVNLAAGQPVEASGPTWGTFALEFVADGNPDTFNHPRAASGTLGFYFQVDLGRTFALDHIVTRNRSDGCCPERLSNYQVEVYGDREGEPGELHWSTRIRADGSHSGVGGRDVLTASLNPTGQFVGRFIRVLNADGAPYSPQVAEIEVYGGTVPRILQFASDADTLAVGASTVLRWELLNASEAEVEPDIGPVDPVRGSVTVRPAATTTYRLVARNEAGLVETTQVVGVNVVLDPPRITEFLADNADGLKDEDGDAQDWIELHNPNAFGLGLAGYFLSDDPDRLRKWPLPDVRIPAGGYLVVFASGKDRRDPERPLHTNFRMAAAGEYLALAGAADTRPLQQFPAGYPVPRRFPPQQADISYGADTRGAIGFFRPPTPGASNGVAFEGIVAGLNVRAERGFHDGPLQVVLHTETPGAAIRYTTNRTEPTATAGLVYEAPVAIERTTVLRAAAFRPGWSPAPPVTHTYVFPDQVVSSPVMRTAITRDPRYQDQMRPALLDLPSVALTTARPINDTLEVTGTMEWLRPDGGPGFQVPCGLKQFGGAFTEFAKKSFRLYFRSEYGAAKLRYPLFEGHDSGLTAVQEFDALELRSGSHDMEMRGFYMANLFTDETLLEMGRLNPHGRFVHLYLNGIYWGLYHLRERWHAAMHQQYLGGSKADYEAINGNWNVGGWAEPGSAYDGDGSTWAHARSLRDRYQDLRHWVDVPQYVDYMLMWMFGGSEDEYRCVGPVVPGTGFQFHLNDADGWFCIPAYCAAGNRTVRGAPGRQPGDGPGSLFSTLFREGDPEYRMLLADAIHRNLANGGALTPERNAARLTRQTEAITRAFLAESARWNYLTPDAWAARRDSALHSWLPRRTAEARSQFRSAGFLPSLDAPSHLPAAGSVPSGTVLRFTGPAAAGLHYTLDGTDPRLPGGAVSPAARTLTLGGGTRTLVPAGARWRWFTNARGLSTSDVVVGHPTWSSADWKHPSFDDTQWAEGPAELGYGEGDEATVIPYGGNASAKWMTIYFRHRFALDRTGNLVRTDLRLRRDDGAIVYVNGHPAVRDSMPAGVVTGTTAASNATDDGQEFLEFEIPTELLRGGDNVLAVELHQASPSSSDASFDLELTVGTAASGAEPEFPLLTRNTIVKSRALQGDRWSALNVAFFQVGELPAGPGDLVVTEIYCAPPEGGDDAEFLELVNRSDHAVNLRGARFTDGIRYGFPDTLDTLLGPGQRLVLAADLFHFRRNHGLAAPVAGRYFGQLSDTGERLRLETAEGLTLLDLTYATTPPWPAGTGGGGYSLVLARPELGPANPSAWRASVHAGGTPGASDATLLEGDPDADADGDGLSALTEHALGTSDRTPGDAAAALQPRVLPDGGFQLAISRRLSADDVALTVTDSTNLVVWTPARLVSSERAGPDVVRELWTPSQPAGAPIFMRLQVMRR
- a CDS encoding NAD-dependent epimerase/dehydratase family protein, whose amino-acid sequence is MRILITGGAGFIGSHLARAHVNAGHEVVVADNLSSVDSLQNLQDIKQNLQFVHCDIRLQCDFAALPNGPYDRFYHLAASFANERSVDYPEIDLRSNAEGTLAVLTFARHVGCRLFVYTGSSSSYGDGNIPFCEDSRIAPGTPYALTKLLGERYVANSGIPYAIFRLFNVYGPGDPPGHYRNAIPNMLKSLDQPSRTIHVYGEKATRDFTFVHDVVEVLRNAEVAKNSVVNIGTGVETSILDLAQLISELYPGDEAHIQVTEQRHWDHVVRRIADVTRLRSMLPDACRTPLTKGIRQTAIWLHEAGHITRSIS